In Exiguobacterium sp. 9-2, the genomic window CACGTCAAGGCGAAGGTATGGGATATTTTGTACTATCGATGAACTTGGCATCCGTTCTTGGTCCTGTCATCGGTCTAACCTTTATTCAAGAAAAAGCCTTTGCTCTTTATTTCGTCACGGTTGCTGCCCTAGCCATCATCGCCTTATTGTTAATGATGCGTTTGCCACTAACAAGCCAACATATTCCAAGCACATCCGCATTTCGTTTAAGCCAGTCTCTCTTTTTATCGCGTCCACTTTTGTTAGTAGTGACCCTTTTGGCAGGCGTTGCAATTTCTAGTACTTCAGCGTTCATTTCACTGTATACGGACTCGATCGGACATGTGGCATATGCTTCTTATTTTTATGCGTTAGTTGCTCTTGGAATGGTCGGGATTCGACCAATTGCCGGAAAACTGTTCGACCAGCGGGGTGCCGCATTCGTGTTATTGCCATCGTTTGTTCTTTATATGATTGGCTTTGTCATTCTCGGCATGTATCCTTCTTTTGCCGGTTTATTGACTGCTGCCGTCATCATTGGTGTCGGTTCGGCATCTATCTTCCCGGGTCTTCAAACCGTCCTCTTGAATTTCGCACCTCCCGCACAGAAAGGGAAAGCCATCTCGACCTTTTTCCTTGCTTACGACACGGGCTTCGGAATCGGTGCCTTGATTCTCGCCACAGTCGCAAGCGGTATCGGCTATTCGAATATGTTCTTATCCTGTAGTCTAATCGTTCTCGTAAGTGGTCTACTGTACTTTATCTTTACGAAACGACAAGCTACATCATCTGAAGCAGAAGAACTAGCTTCTTAAATCTATCTCGTCAAACGAAAACAGCCACCTTCCTCTAAGAGGAAAGCGGCTGTTTTTTTCATTCTGATTATGCACGAAGTTCCGCATTGAAAGTTTCTTTCACTGCATCAACGACTCGCTGTTGCGCTGTCGTAATCTCTTCGTCGACGAGCGTCCGTTCTTTGTTTTGGTAACGAAGAGAGAAGGCGAACGATTTTTTATGTTCTCCAACGTTCTCTCCCGTATAGACATCGAATAATTCGATTGCCTGTAGAAGTGGACCGGCCGCCTCCTTCATGACATCGACGATTGATTGTGCCGTCACTGATCGCTCAACGACGATTGCTAAGTCACGTGTCATCGATGGGAAACGTGAGATTTCCGAGTAGACCTGTTCTTCCTTCGAACGCAATGCCATTGCCTCTAACTCGAAGACGTACACTTCTTTTAGACCATACTGTTCTTTTGACAGACCAGGATGCACTTGACCGACGAATCCGATTGCTTCTCCATCAAGCAGAATACGTGCCGTCCGCCCTGGGTGCATCGATGGAATGCTCGCTGCCTCAAACGTCAACGTGATACCAGACGCAGATGCGAGTGTCTCGACGATTCCTTTCATGACGAAGAAATCTGTTTTAACAAGTGTACCATGAGCACGGTGTTGTTCTGATACACCAACTGCGACGCCACCAATCATTTCTTGTTCGATTGGAAGTGTCTCAAGTGAAGCATCTCGTTGTAGATAAACACTACCGAGTTCATAGAACGCGACATCTGCATGCTGTCGAGCGACGTTATGTTGTGCGACTTCAAGGAGTCCCGGAATGAGTGATGTCCGCAATGTCGAACGTGCTTCACTGATTGGCATCGCCAGTTTGACTGGATGCAGATCTTCCCGTTCATTGAATTGCATCGCGCGTTGCTCGCTCGTCAATGAATACGTGATTGCTTGTGAGAGACCCGCTCCCTGCAATGTCCGACGTAAATGACGACGATGGATGTTCCGTTTTGGTAAGAAACCACGGCTCGCTTCAGACGGTAAGCTTGAAGTCAGTGCATCATATCCATAGAGACGTGCGACCTCTTCCGCTAAATCAGCCGGAATTTTCAAATCTTGGCGGCGAGTCGGTACGCTGACCGTCAAGGCATCCCCCGATAATTCAACACCGAGACCAAGACGTTCGAGTAACGTTTGCATGACCGTTCCTTCAATTTCCATACCAAGACGATGATTGATGTACGAGACACTCGCTTCAATCAAATGATCGTCAAGCTCGAGCGTTCCGGCTTGAGCGACACCGGCTTGAACCGTTCCACCCGAAAGTTCAGCAATCAAAGCTGTAGCACGATCGAGTGCTAACAAGACACGACGTGGGTCGACACCTTTTTCAAAACGCGCACTCGAGTCAGAACGGAGTCCAAGAACACGGCTCGTCTTCCGGACAGAAATCGGTGCGAAATAAGCAGACTCTAAAATGATCGATGTCGTATTACCGTCCACTTCGGTATTTGCTCCACCCATGACTCCAGCAAGCGCGACCGGGCGTTCACCGTCTGTGATGACGAGCATCGAAGAATCAAGTGTCCGCTCGACTTCGTCTAACGTCGTGAATGACTCCCCTGCACGTGCTTGACGCACGACGATTTGTTTCCCGAGTTTTTCGGCATCGAATGAATGAAGCGGCTGACCTGTTTCAAGTAAAACGAAGTTCGTGACGTCGACGACGTTGTTGATCGGACGAATGCCGTTCGCGATCAAGCGGTTTTTTAACCAAGTCGGTGATTCTTGAATCGTCACCCCTTGGATTTCTCGTGCCGCGTAGAACGAGCAGTCTTCTGAATCAAGCGTCACTTCTACTGTCGTCGCTGGCTCTGCTTCTTTGACTTCAACGACCGGGAAAGTCGGTGTCGTGTCATAAAGCGCGGCCACTTCGTGTGCGACACCATACATGCTGAGACAGTCCGAACGGTTCGGTGTTAAGCCAAGTTCGAGGATTTCGTCGCGAAGACCGAGTAATTCCAAGACGTCTTGTCCTGGTGTGACTGGTTCACGGAACGTATGGATCCCGTCCTGCTCATCTTCTCGGATATATTTTTTTTCGAATCCGAGTTCTTCGAGTGAACAGATCATCCCTTCCGAGACGACACCGCGCAATTTGGCACGTTTAATTTTAATCCCTGGCAAGCGAGCTCCGACACGCGCGACGATGACATCTTGTCCTGCTTCGACGTTCGGTGCACCACAAACGATTTGAACTGGTTCGTCTTGTCCGATGTCAACTGTCGTAACGTTTAATTTATCTGCTTCTGGATGTTTTTCTTTCGTTAACACACGTCCGACGACGATGTTGTTTAACGCTTCATCCCGGACATCGACGCCTTCGACTTCGATTCCACTCTTAGTAATCAAATCAGCCAGGTCTTGTCCTGATGTATGACTGACATCCACATATTCGTTCAACCATTGTTTTGAGACTAACATCTGCGTTCCCCCTTAAAACTGTTCGCTGAAGCGAACGTCATTCGTATAGAAGTGGCGAATATCATCGACACCGTATTTCAACATGGCAATCCGTTCGATGCCCATTCCGAATGCAAAACCTGACATTTTCGTGCTATCATATTCGGCCATTTCGAGAACGTGAGGATGAACCATTCCAGCACCTAGAATTTCAATCCAACCCGTCTGTTTACAGATGTTGCATCCTTTACCGCCACATTTGAAACACGAAACGTCGACTTCGACGGACGGCTCCGTGAACGGGAAGAAACTTGGACGTAAGCGGACTTCACGCGCTTCACCGAACATCTGCTTCGCGAAGGCTTCAAGCGTTCCTTTTAAGTCTGCCATCGAAATCGATTCTCCGACGACTAGTCCTTCGACTTGCATGAATTGATGCGAGTGCGTCGCATCATCTTCGTCTCGACGATAGACTTTACCTGGGCAAAGAATGCGGATCGGTTCACCTTTAGAAGCGAGCATCGTCCGTGCTTGGACCGGCGACGTATGCGTTCGCATCAAGATTTCTTCCGTGATGTAGAATGAATCTTGCATATCACGTGCTGGGTGATCCTTCGGCAGATTCAACATCTCGAAGTTGAAAAGATCTTGCTCGACTTCTGGTCCTTCGGCAATCGTATAACCGAGTCCGACAAAGATGTCTTCGATCTCATCCGTCACCTGTTGCAAGAGGTGCGCATGACCGACCTTTTTCGGACGTCCTGGTAATGTGACGTCAATTGCTTCCGCTGCCAGTTTCGCATCCATTTCTTGTTGTTTGACAGCTGTCAGACGTTGTTCGAGTTGCTCTTGGATCGCTTGACGGACCGTATTCGCGATCTCACCGACGACTGGTCGTTCTTCCGCTGATAGCTTACCCATTCCTCGTAATACTTCTGTGATTGGTCCCTTTTTCCCGAGATACTTGACTCGGACGTCATTAAGATCTTTTTGTGTTGTTGCCTGATCGACTAATGTCAACGCTTCATCGCGTAATGCTTCTAATTGCTCGCGCATCTTTCCCACTCCTTTAGTTGAAGATATAAAAAAACGTCCCTCCGGCAAATGCCGAAGGGACGATGTAAACACCGTGGTACCACCCTTGTTTGACTTTTCAATCGAAAAGTCCTCCAATTGCGCGATAACGGGCGCATCCCGTCACGATCTCTCGTGCGACTCCGGAGTGAATTCGGTTAGCAGATTCACGAAGCAGTTTTCAGTCTACGACCGCTTCTCCCTGATTGAATCGTTCCCTAACGTACTCTGTTCCATCAACGTCCATGATGTATTCCTGATGTTCACTTTAGCATGAACGCTTGTCGGTTTCAATCCACGCTTGCAAAATGATAGAGCAAAATGCCAGCCGCTACTGCCGCATTCAATGACTCCGCTTTACCGCGGATCGGGATGTAGGCACGCTCATCACAATAAGAGAGCAATTCTGGCGCAACGCCTTGTGCTTCGTTCCCGATGATCAAACCGAGTGCATCCATCGGTGCGATCGTTTGATAAGACGTCGCTCCTTCTAACGCCGTGCCGATTACCGCAATTCCTTGCTCGTGCAGGGCATTGACTGCCTCTTCGAGTGGCATTGCGATAACAGGTAAGTGGAAAAGTGATCCTTGCGTCGCACGGATGACTTTTCCGTTATAGACGTCAACTGTTCCCGGTCCGACGACGACACCATCGAATCCAGCTGCGTCAGCTGTCCGAATCATCGTCCCGACGTTCCCTGGATCTTGTAGACGATCGAGCAACAAATAGCGTCCTCGTTCTAATTGTGCCGAAGCTTGTTTCATCTCACAGACAGCGAAGATGCCTTGCGACGTTTCCGTCTCAGCCAGTACTTTGATGACGGCTTCATCGATCGTAAAGACATCGGCATTTCTTTTCCAAGAACCTGGTACTTGGTACGATTCACGCACGATCAATTCCTTGACGATTCCAGCGCGAACAGCTTCTTCAATCAGATGTTCTCCTTCGATCAAGAAACGGTTCGTCTGCAGACGTCCTTTTTTCGTTAAGAGTTTTTTCCATTGTTTAACGATTTCGTTCTTTGCTGATGCGATGTGCTTCATTATTTTATTACCCCTCGTAGATCGCTTGGACGGTCTCCGCATCAAGACGTTTTGTGACAGCAACGACTAAATCGACGGCTGCCTCGAAATCGGCTTTATGCATGATTGAGACGTTCGTATGCAGGTAACGGATCGGTACAGTCAATGCAAGTGATGGAACACCTGTATTAGACAAATGGAATTTTGCTGCATCCGTTCCGCCACCTGGCGTTAAGTCCAGTTGATACTTGATATTTTCTTCTGTTGCGACTTTCGTCACGAAATCGATCAATCCACGATGTGCGATCATCGTTGCATCGAACATGATGACTTGAACGCCTTCACCTAATTTAGACAATGCTTCACGATCGGTCATTCCTGGCGTATCACCTGGGATACCTGTATCGACTGCAAAGGCGATTGATGGTTTCAGCAGGTGTGCGACGGTTTGAGCCCCACGTAACCCGACTTCTTCCTGAACAGTCGCTCCTGCGAAAATCGTGTTCGGATGACCGTCTGCTTTTAAGCGTTTGATTGCTTCGATTGCGATGGCACAACCAATCCGGTTGTCCCACGCTTTTGCCATCAAGAAGTTCTCATTTTTCATCACAGTAAATTCGCAATGTGGAACGACCGTATCACCCGGACGAATTCCCCAACCGTCGACTTCTTCTTTTGATGAAGCACCGATATCGATGAACATATCTTTAATGTCGACCGGCTTATTGCGCGCTTCCGGTGGTAAAACATGAGGTGGTTTTGCACCGATTACGCCTGGAATGACTTCACCAGATGACGTTACAATGTTCATACGCTGTGCCAAGAGGACTTGACCCCACCAACCGCCGAGTGGTTGGAAACGAAGGAATCCTTTTTCATCGATCTTCGTGACCATGAATCCGACTTCATCCATGTGACCAGCAATCAATACACGTGGTGCATCTTCGCCTGCGCCTTTATGTTCAGCAAACAGACTACCGAGACCATCCTGGTGGAATGCTTCTGCATGAGGTTCTAAATATTCACGCATGAGGCTCCGGACTTCTTTTTCGTTTCCCGGTACACCTGTTGCGTCCGTGAGACGTTTTAGCATATGTAATTGTTCGTTCATCTGATTTCCTCCTTAGTAACCGTTGTCTTGTCGCACATGGTTTGCTTCATTTTTAGAAATGTAAGCCTTGAAAATCATATCCTGTGTAAAGCCTAGTGTAGCACCTAATGCAAGGTATGCACCAATCAGAACATCATAACTTTGTTCCGTCCGCGAGATCGCAAAGACGTTCGTTTTGTTATAGACGTCTAAAAAAGCATCTGTTGCTGTCAAATAGAAGTCACCTTCTGTAAAATGACTCTTCTTGTACTCAAGCGCTAGACCTAGTGAGAGTAGAAAATGGACGCCATCGACATATTCCTCAAGAATTGTGACTTGAGCGGATGGTCCCTTGTTCGACCAGAACTTAAAGCAACGTGTCTCGTTCGCAAGTTCACCGAGTTCGACCAATAAGGCAAGCAGACGCTCGTCGAATTGATTGCCTGTTAATTGATGTTCTGACTGAATCCGTTTATCCAACTGTTCTTGCATCTCAAAAAGTGTCAACCAATCCATCTTTAATTCTCCTTCTATCTAAAAAAATCATATGACCGTCTCATCGACGTGCCTTCTTATTTTATCATTAAATCGAAAAAAACGTCGGAGAATTAAATTCCCCGACGAATTGTAGAACTTAAGCGTTCAATTTTGCTTTTGCTGTGTCAGCAAGTGAAGCAAATGCAGTTGCATCTGTAACTGCGAGGTCAGCGAGCATCTTACGGTTAACGTCGATACCTGCTAATTTAAGACCATGCATCATGCGGCTGTAAGAAAGACCGTTGATACGTGCTGCCGCATTGATCCGAGTGATCCAGAGGCGACGGAAGTCACGTTTCTTTTGACGACGGTCACGGTAAGCGTACATGAGAGATTTCATGACTTGCTGTTTCGCAACCTTGAAGAGTGTATGTTTCGAGCCGTAGTAGCCCTTAGCTAATTTGAGTTGTTTTTTACGACGTTGACGAGTCGTATATCCGCCTTTTACGCGTGGCATATAAATTCCCTCCTAAATCTGTATACGATTGGATAAATTACTTCGCGATCATGTGACGGATGCGTTTGAAGTCACCCGTAGATACCATGCTAGCTTTACGTAATTTACGTTTCGCTTTTGTTGATTTGTTACCGAACAAGTGGCTTGTGTAAGCACGACCACGTTTCAATTTGCCAGAAGCAGTACGTTTGAAACGTTTAGAAGCACCGCGGTGCGATTTCATTTTAGGCATGAGAGATTCCCTCCTACTTCGATTCGATTAGTCTTCTTTCTTAGGAGCAAGCACGAGGAACATGCTGCGTCCTTCCATCTTCGGTCTCTGTTCCACAACACCGAACTCACTTAAATCCGTTGCGAGGCGTTCGAGAACGCGTCTACCGATTTCCGAGTGAGTGATGGCACGACCGCGGAAACGAATACTCGCTTTCACTTTGTTACCATTCTCCAAGAATTTCTTCGCATTACGGAATTTCGTTTGGAAGTCGTTCTCCTCGATCGTCGGGCTAAGACGAACTTCTTTCATCTGAATCACTTTCTGATTCTTCCGAGTTTCTTTGTCCTTCTTTTGCATCTCGAAACGGTATTTACCATAGTCCATGATCTTACAAACTGGCGGTGTCGCTTGTGGAGCGACCATGACGAGGTCAAGTTCCGCTTCCTCTGCGAGACGTAGCGCTTCGTTGCGTGATTGGACACCTAGTTGAGCACCATCCGCTCCGATAAGACGAACTTCCCGGGCACGGATGCTTTCATTGATTAACAGATCTTTGCTAATGGTTAGCACCTCCATCGTGCATTGCACGAAAAATGAATGATAGAAAACGCTATAAAAAAAGCGTCGGCAGTTTTTCCCGCCCACACTCATAAGGAACGCCAAGGCACAGCATTTGCTATACATTGCGTATCTTCATGATGAACCAGTACGAGTTATCATACATGGTGAGAAGCGGGATGCTTCTGCTTTGTTGTCATTTCACTTTGCTATCATAGCACTTGTTTTCCCGTGATGTCAAGCCGCTTTCTATGTTCTTACAGAACGTTGCTCACATACTTGATTATAATAGCAATCCTTTTACGGATAAGCAAGAAGTTTCTAACCTGTTTTTCACGGGTACATTCATAACATGAAAAAAGATTCAGAACATTCGCAAGCAAAACTGTTTATTTAGAATGATTATTGTTTTATAATTAATTTAATCTTACATAAAGGGGAGAATAACAGATGACTGAAAAACGATTAACGACCAATCAAGGTGTACCAATCGGAGACAACCAGAATTCACGTACGGCTGGACGTCGCGGACCAACTTTATTAGAAGACTATCAATTAATTGAAAAGATGGCCCATTTCGATCGGGAACGTGTACCTGAGCGCGTCGTACATGCTCGTGGCTTTGGTGCTCACGGTGTCTTCACTGTCAAAAATTCGATGAAAAAGTACACGAAAGCTGCGTTTTTACAAGAAGAAGGGACAGAAGTTCCTGTTTTCGCCCGCTTCTCGACTGTTATTCACGGCACGCATTCTCCAGAGACGCTCCGCGATCCACGTGGATTCTCTGTCAAGTTCTATACAGAAGAAGGAAACTGGGATTTCGTCGGGAACAACCTTCCTGTCTTCTTCATTCGTGACGCCATGAAATTCCCGGATATGGTCCATTCTCTCAAACCAGATCCACGCACGAATATTCAAGATCCTGACCGTTACTGGGACTTCATGACACTTCGTCCGGAATCGACGAACATGCTCATGCACCTTTTCACGGATGAGGGTATTCCTGCAAGCTACCGTAAAATGCGTGGTTCTTCCGTTCACTCGTTCAAATGGGTGAATGCACACGGTAATACGGTTTATGTGAAACTACGCTGGGTACCAAAAGCTGGTGTTCATAATCTCTCAGCTGAAGAAGCAACAGAGATTCAAGGAAAAGATTTCAACCATGCTTCAAACGATACGTTCCAAGCGATTGAAGATGGCGATTACCCGGAATGGGATCTGTTCGTACAGGTACTTGATCCGGCTGACGTCGATCAGTTCGATTTCGATCCGCTCGACGCGACAAAAGATTGGTTTGAGGATGTCATTCCGTTCCAACACGTTGGTACAATGACATTGAACAAAAATGTCGACAACTACTTTGCTGAAACAGAATCGGTTGGTTTTAACCCAGGTGTCTTGATTCCAGGGATGTTGCCATCTGAAGATAAGTTACTACAAGGTCGCTTGTTCTCTTACTCAGATACACAACGCTACCGTATTGGCACGAATTATCAACAACTTCCAATCAACTGTCCGTTTGCACAAGTGAACAACTACCAACGTGACGGTGCAATGCCGGTCGGTCAGCAAACGAGTCCGGTCAACTACGAACCGAACCGTTATCAAGAAGAACCAAAAGAAACACCCGAGTATACGGAAGAAAATCAACCGTTGCTTGATGATAAACACGGTCGTCTCGAAATCGAGAAGACGAATAACTTTGGTCAAGCCGGAGAAGTATACCGTCGTCTGACAGAAGAAGAGCAAGCAGCTCTTCTGAAGAACCTCGTCAACGACCTTCAGCAAGTCCGTCATGAAAATACGGTCCTGCTCGCAATCTGTAACTTCTATCGTGCTGATGCATCACTCGGTCAGAAGCTATCAGAAGCGCTTCAAGTCAATATCGAACCGTTCCTGCAACAAATGCGTTCATAACGCAAAACGAGCACCCTCGACACTAGTCTTGGGTGCTTGTTTGTGTCTTAGTATGGAATAAAATCGTAACGCTCTGCCGTTTTATACGTGAACTCGTTCAGTTTTTTGAATAAGACGATTTGATCGAGTCCAACCTGCTTGACCGTATTTTGTTGCATGTACCGTTTTTGATCTGCTGTAAACGTATTATAGATTGGAGCATAGCCGTTACTTTGGAACGGTTGCATTTGAATCGCGCGATCCGCGTCTTCCAATCGATTGTAGCGAATTGTCCCTCCGACAACTCCTCTACCGAGAATCGTCATCGCTTTTCCATCTGCTCGATGCACGTTTCGGATCGTATTGTAGCGGAGCGTTGGATTCTCCCAGTTCATCATCGAAATCGCATAATCCTTCGTTCCGTCAATCGTGTTTTTTTCAATCCGGACATTCGTGTGTAATTTGTTTTCCGTGTATTGATGTGTGCCGATTGCCACATTGATGTTACGGAATAAGTTATTACGAATCGTGATATCTTCATTTGGAGTGCCATCTTGATTCGACCACTTCCAGTTGAAACCCTTCGTGATTGGATCTGGGGTATCGAGATTAATCGATTCATTCGGACCTGTATTCGGTATCATGACGGCATCGACGAATTTCATGTTTTCGATGACTGCCTTCTTCGTTGCATCAAGTTCCATCGCATGTGAACCCTTTTGATTCCGTACCGTAATACCGCCGATGTACAAATTTTGATTATGGGCAATAGCGA contains:
- a CDS encoding MFS transporter, which codes for MTTRLFSRHYVMTLVINLLLFITFYLLNASLPLLAAKQFPVSASALGWIVTSFILATVCSRPLIGHWLDRYDLKRVLMISATLFTMMSICYLLVLPLESFFYLIIIRIIHGFSFGMLSSSISLAVTTLIPKTRQGEGMGYFVLSMNLASVLGPVIGLTFIQEKAFALYFVTVAALAIIALLLMMRLPLTSQHIPSTSAFRLSQSLFLSRPLLLVVTLLAGVAISSTSAFISLYTDSIGHVAYASYFYALVALGMVGIRPIAGKLFDQRGAAFVLLPSFVLYMIGFVILGMYPSFAGLLTAAVIIGVGSASIFPGLQTVLLNFAPPAQKGKAISTFFLAYDTGFGIGALILATVASGIGYSNMFLSCSLIVLVSGLLYFIFTKRQATSSEAEELAS
- the pheT gene encoding phenylalanine--tRNA ligase subunit beta, producing the protein MLVSKQWLNEYVDVSHTSGQDLADLITKSGIEVEGVDVRDEALNNIVVGRVLTKEKHPEADKLNVTTVDIGQDEPVQIVCGAPNVEAGQDVIVARVGARLPGIKIKRAKLRGVVSEGMICSLEELGFEKKYIREDEQDGIHTFREPVTPGQDVLELLGLRDEILELGLTPNRSDCLSMYGVAHEVAALYDTTPTFPVVEVKEAEPATTVEVTLDSEDCSFYAAREIQGVTIQESPTWLKNRLIANGIRPINNVVDVTNFVLLETGQPLHSFDAEKLGKQIVVRQARAGESFTTLDEVERTLDSSMLVITDGERPVALAGVMGGANTEVDGNTTSIILESAYFAPISVRKTSRVLGLRSDSSARFEKGVDPRRVLLALDRATALIAELSGGTVQAGVAQAGTLELDDHLIEASVSYINHRLGMEIEGTVMQTLLERLGLGVELSGDALTVSVPTRRQDLKIPADLAEEVARLYGYDALTSSLPSEASRGFLPKRNIHRRHLRRTLQGAGLSQAITYSLTSEQRAMQFNEREDLHPVKLAMPISEARSTLRTSLIPGLLEVAQHNVARQHADVAFYELGSVYLQRDASLETLPIEQEMIGGVAVGVSEQHRAHGTLVKTDFFVMKGIVETLASASGITLTFEAASIPSMHPGRTARILLDGEAIGFVGQVHPGLSKEQYGLKEVYVFELEAMALRSKEEQVYSEISRFPSMTRDLAIVVERSVTAQSIVDVMKEAAGPLLQAIELFDVYTGENVGEHKKSFAFSLRYQNKERTLVDEEITTAQQRVVDAVKETFNAELRA
- the pheS gene encoding phenylalanine--tRNA ligase subunit alpha, which encodes MREQLEALRDEALTLVDQATTQKDLNDVRVKYLGKKGPITEVLRGMGKLSAEERPVVGEIANTVRQAIQEQLEQRLTAVKQQEMDAKLAAEAIDVTLPGRPKKVGHAHLLQQVTDEIEDIFVGLGYTIAEGPEVEQDLFNFEMLNLPKDHPARDMQDSFYITEEILMRTHTSPVQARTMLASKGEPIRILCPGKVYRRDEDDATHSHQFMQVEGLVVGESISMADLKGTLEAFAKQMFGEAREVRLRPSFFPFTEPSVEVDVSCFKCGGKGCNICKQTGWIEILGAGMVHPHVLEMAEYDSTKMSGFAFGMGIERIAMLKYGVDDIRHFYTNDVRFSEQF
- a CDS encoding TrmH family RNA methyltransferase, yielding MKHIASAKNEIVKQWKKLLTKKGRLQTNRFLIEGEHLIEEAVRAGIVKELIVRESYQVPGSWKRNADVFTIDEAVIKVLAETETSQGIFAVCEMKQASAQLERGRYLLLDRLQDPGNVGTMIRTADAAGFDGVVVGPGTVDVYNGKVIRATQGSLFHLPVIAMPLEEAVNALHEQGIAVIGTALEGATSYQTIAPMDALGLIIGNEAQGVAPELLSYCDERAYIPIRGKAESLNAAVAAGILLYHFASVD
- a CDS encoding M42 family metallopeptidase codes for the protein MNEQLHMLKRLTDATGVPGNEKEVRSLMREYLEPHAEAFHQDGLGSLFAEHKGAGEDAPRVLIAGHMDEVGFMVTKIDEKGFLRFQPLGGWWGQVLLAQRMNIVTSSGEVIPGVIGAKPPHVLPPEARNKPVDIKDMFIDIGASSKEEVDGWGIRPGDTVVPHCEFTVMKNENFLMAKAWDNRIGCAIAIEAIKRLKADGHPNTIFAGATVQEEVGLRGAQTVAHLLKPSIAFAVDTGIPGDTPGMTDREALSKLGEGVQVIMFDATMIAHRGLIDFVTKVATEENIKYQLDLTPGGGTDAAKFHLSNTGVPSLALTVPIRYLHTNVSIMHKADFEAAVDLVVAVTKRLDAETVQAIYEG
- a CDS encoding dUTP diphosphatase translates to MDWLTLFEMQEQLDKRIQSEHQLTGNQFDERLLALLVELGELANETRCFKFWSNKGPSAQVTILEEYVDGVHFLLSLGLALEYKKSHFTEGDFYLTATDAFLDVYNKTNVFAISRTEQSYDVLIGAYLALGATLGFTQDMIFKAYISKNEANHVRQDNGY
- the rplT gene encoding 50S ribosomal protein L20 gives rise to the protein MPRVKGGYTTRQRRKKQLKLAKGYYGSKHTLFKVAKQQVMKSLMYAYRDRRQKKRDFRRLWITRINAAARINGLSYSRMMHGLKLAGIDVNRKMLADLAVTDATAFASLADTAKAKLNA
- the rpmI gene encoding 50S ribosomal protein L35; the encoded protein is MPKMKSHRGASKRFKRTASGKLKRGRAYTSHLFGNKSTKAKRKLRKASMVSTGDFKRIRHMIAK
- the infC gene encoding translation initiation factor IF-3, which translates into the protein MEVLTISKDLLINESIRAREVRLIGADGAQLGVQSRNEALRLAEEAELDLVMVAPQATPPVCKIMDYGKYRFEMQKKDKETRKNQKVIQMKEVRLSPTIEENDFQTKFRNAKKFLENGNKVKASIRFRGRAITHSEIGRRVLERLATDLSEFGVVEQRPKMEGRSMFLVLAPKKED
- a CDS encoding catalase, which gives rise to MTEKRLTTNQGVPIGDNQNSRTAGRRGPTLLEDYQLIEKMAHFDRERVPERVVHARGFGAHGVFTVKNSMKKYTKAAFLQEEGTEVPVFARFSTVIHGTHSPETLRDPRGFSVKFYTEEGNWDFVGNNLPVFFIRDAMKFPDMVHSLKPDPRTNIQDPDRYWDFMTLRPESTNMLMHLFTDEGIPASYRKMRGSSVHSFKWVNAHGNTVYVKLRWVPKAGVHNLSAEEATEIQGKDFNHASNDTFQAIEDGDYPEWDLFVQVLDPADVDQFDFDPLDATKDWFEDVIPFQHVGTMTLNKNVDNYFAETESVGFNPGVLIPGMLPSEDKLLQGRLFSYSDTQRYRIGTNYQQLPINCPFAQVNNYQRDGAMPVGQQTSPVNYEPNRYQEEPKETPEYTEENQPLLDDKHGRLEIEKTNNFGQAGEVYRRLTEEEQAALLKNLVNDLQQVRHENTVLLAICNFYRADASLGQKLSEALQVNIEPFLQQMRS